The proteins below are encoded in one region of Rhabdothermincola salaria:
- a CDS encoding ABC transporter ATP-binding protein — MAERDDPLVLRVEGLVRRFGDRVAVDGVSFAIAPGETYGLLGPNGAGKTTTISMVAGVLGTDAGTITVAGHTMGRGDRQAKAAIGLVPQDVALYPDLSATENLRFFGRLQGLDGRALDARITEVLDVVGLTDRAADRVDAYSGGMKRRANIAVGLLHRPRLLILDEPTVGVDPQSRNQILESIEVLGGEGLAVLYTTHYMEEAERLCDRVGIIDDGRLVAEGTRAQLVERIGSRESITVQVLGDGASVAERCRLVTGVVAADLADATTVTVVAVDAAAVLSEVVEAVHDAGTSITGVEIDEPDLEDVFLQLTGKALRDRA; from the coding sequence ATGGCTGAACGGGACGACCCGCTCGTGCTGCGCGTCGAAGGGCTCGTGCGCCGCTTCGGAGACCGGGTGGCCGTCGACGGCGTGTCCTTCGCCATCGCGCCGGGCGAGACCTACGGGCTCCTCGGTCCCAACGGTGCCGGCAAGACGACGACCATCTCGATGGTCGCCGGCGTGCTCGGCACCGACGCAGGGACGATCACCGTCGCCGGGCACACCATGGGCCGGGGCGATCGCCAGGCCAAGGCCGCCATCGGCCTGGTCCCCCAGGACGTGGCGCTCTATCCCGACCTCTCGGCCACCGAGAACCTGCGCTTCTTCGGCCGTCTCCAGGGCCTCGACGGCCGAGCGCTCGATGCCCGCATCACCGAGGTGCTCGACGTGGTCGGCCTCACCGACCGCGCCGCCGACCGCGTCGACGCCTACTCGGGGGGCATGAAGCGGCGAGCCAACATCGCGGTGGGCCTCCTGCACCGGCCCCGCCTGCTGATCCTCGACGAACCCACCGTGGGCGTCGACCCCCAGAGCCGCAACCAGATCCTCGAGTCGATCGAGGTGCTCGGTGGCGAAGGCCTCGCCGTGCTCTACACCACCCACTACATGGAAGAGGCCGAGCGCCTCTGCGACCGGGTGGGCATCATCGACGACGGACGCCTCGTGGCCGAAGGCACCCGGGCGCAGCTGGTCGAACGGATCGGCAGTCGCGAGAGCATCACCGTGCAGGTGCTGGGCGACGGTGCCTCGGTGGCCGAGCGATGCCGCCTGGTCACCGGCGTGGTGGCCGCCGACCTCGCCGACGCCACCACCGTCACGGTCGTGGCCGTCGACGCCGCCGCCGTGCTCTCCGAGGTGGTCGAGGCGGTCCACGACGCCGGCACGTCCATCACCGGCGTCGAGATCGACGAACCGGATCTGGAGGACGTGTTCCTGCAGTTGACCGGGAAGGCGCTACGGGACCGGGCATGA
- the purN gene encoding phosphoribosylglycinamide formyltransferase, with protein MRLAVLASGSGTILDAICSAGIPVALVVADRPCGALDVAASHRVESELVERKSYAKDFDRDGYTAELIGVLRGWDIDLVAMAGFGTILGKDLFEAFPERILNTHPALLPSFPGWHAVDDALAYGVKVTGCTVHLATEEVDAGPILAQEAVPVLDDDTVETLHERIKGVERRLYIQTISEILERGSVR; from the coding sequence ATGCGTCTCGCCGTGTTGGCCTCGGGTAGTGGCACCATCCTCGACGCCATCTGCTCGGCCGGGATCCCCGTCGCCCTGGTCGTGGCCGACCGTCCCTGCGGGGCGCTCGACGTGGCCGCCAGCCACCGGGTCGAGTCCGAGCTCGTCGAACGCAAGAGCTACGCCAAGGACTTCGACCGCGACGGCTACACCGCCGAGCTCATCGGCGTGCTCCGGGGCTGGGACATCGACCTCGTCGCCATGGCCGGCTTCGGCACCATCCTCGGCAAGGACCTGTTCGAGGCGTTCCCCGAGCGGATCCTCAACACCCACCCGGCGCTGCTGCCCAGCTTCCCCGGCTGGCACGCCGTCGACGACGCCCTCGCCTACGGGGTCAAGGTCACCGGCTGCACCGTGCACCTGGCCACCGAGGAGGTCGACGCCGGCCCGATCCTGGCCCAGGAGGCCGTCCCCGTCCTCGACGACGACACGGTCGAGACGCTCCACGAACGCATCAAGGGCGTCGAGCGACGCCTCTACATCCAGACGATCTCCGAGATCCTCGAGAGGGGGAGTGTCCGGTGA
- the purH gene encoding bifunctional phosphoribosylaminoimidazolecarboxamide formyltransferase/IMP cyclohydrolase — MYDKTGVVDLARALHELGWDLVSSGGTARVIAEAGVPVTDVADLTGVPAILGHRVVTLHPKVHGGILADPTNAEHRADMAEYGIEPIDLVVANLYPFSAEPSIELIDIGGPAMVRAAAKNYAFVGIVTDPGRYDEVVAELRAGGALSADTKRGLARDAFAHTAAYDAEIVAWFDAGMPAPGSAGTGADAAASGDADADALPETLSLTLDRAQVLRYGENPHQVGARYTTRGRQGWWETATQHGGKEMSYLNVYDTEAAWQLVHALGDGPAAVVIKHANPCGVAVADDILTAYTRAHECDPVSAFGGIVAVNRPVTLAVAEALGPVFTEVLVAPAYDADALALLQEKKKNLRILEATAPAVPELTLRSVDGGYLVQTADHVTVDRSAWRVVTDRQPTEAEWADLELAWRVVAKVTSNAIVLVSDGAAVGIGCGQQNRRDAGKLAGEKAAGRAAGGVYASDAFFPFPDGLDGAVEAGATCVIQPGGSIRDDEVIAAANEHGLAMVLTGERHFRH, encoded by the coding sequence GTGTACGACAAGACTGGTGTGGTCGATCTGGCCCGTGCCCTGCACGAGCTGGGCTGGGACCTCGTCTCCAGCGGCGGCACCGCCCGGGTGATCGCCGAGGCCGGCGTGCCCGTCACCGACGTGGCCGACCTCACCGGCGTGCCCGCCATCCTCGGGCACCGGGTGGTCACCCTGCACCCCAAGGTGCACGGCGGCATCCTGGCCGACCCGACGAACGCCGAGCACCGCGCTGACATGGCCGAGTACGGCATCGAGCCCATCGACCTCGTCGTGGCCAACCTCTATCCGTTCTCGGCCGAGCCCTCCATCGAGCTCATCGACATCGGCGGGCCGGCCATGGTGCGTGCTGCGGCCAAGAATTACGCGTTCGTCGGCATCGTCACCGACCCCGGCCGCTACGACGAGGTGGTGGCCGAGCTGCGCGCCGGCGGCGCCCTCTCGGCCGACACCAAGCGCGGCCTGGCCCGCGACGCCTTCGCCCACACCGCCGCCTACGACGCCGAGATCGTGGCCTGGTTCGACGCCGGCATGCCGGCCCCCGGCTCGGCCGGCACTGGCGCCGACGCGGCTGCCAGCGGCGACGCCGACGCCGACGCCCTGCCCGAGACGCTCTCGCTCACCCTCGACCGGGCCCAGGTCCTGCGCTACGGCGAGAACCCCCACCAGGTCGGCGCCCGCTACACCACCCGCGGCCGGCAGGGCTGGTGGGAGACCGCCACCCAGCACGGCGGCAAGGAGATGAGCTACCTCAACGTCTACGACACCGAGGCGGCCTGGCAGCTCGTGCACGCCCTCGGCGACGGCCCGGCCGCCGTCGTGATCAAGCACGCCAACCCGTGCGGCGTGGCCGTGGCCGACGACATCCTCACCGCCTACACGCGGGCCCACGAGTGCGACCCGGTGTCGGCCTTCGGCGGCATCGTCGCCGTCAACCGTCCCGTGACCCTGGCCGTCGCCGAGGCCCTCGGCCCGGTGTTCACCGAGGTGCTGGTGGCCCCGGCCTACGACGCCGACGCCCTCGCCCTCCTGCAGGAGAAGAAGAAGAACCTGCGCATCCTCGAGGCCACCGCCCCGGCTGTGCCCGAGCTCACGCTGCGTTCGGTCGACGGCGGCTACCTGGTGCAGACGGCCGACCACGTCACCGTCGACCGGTCGGCCTGGCGGGTGGTCACCGACCGCCAGCCCACCGAAGCCGAGTGGGCCGACCTCGAGCTGGCGTGGCGGGTGGTCGCCAAGGTCACCTCCAACGCCATCGTGCTGGTCAGCGACGGCGCCGCCGTCGGCATCGGCTGCGGCCAGCAGAACCGCCGCGACGCCGGCAAGCTGGCCGGCGAGAAGGCCGCCGGTCGGGCCGCAGGAGGGGTCTACGCCTCCGACGCCTTCTTCCCCTTCCCCGACGGTCTCGACGGGGCGGTCGAGGCCGGCGCCACCTGCGTCATCCAGCCGGGCGGCTCCATCCGCGACGACGAGGTCATCGCCGCCGCGAACGAGCACGGCCTGGCCATGGTCCTCACCGGTGAGCGCCACTTCCGCCACTGA